In Rhodanobacteraceae bacterium, a single window of DNA contains:
- a CDS encoding WYL domain-containing transcriptional regulator: MERTERIALLHGLLSRNRYGLSNDRLMQEANCSRSTLYRDLSFMRDTLGAPLEHEGDPARVWRYVYQGADTFQLPGVWLSADELYALMLAQQVLQRSGAGLLSQALGPLQPRIHKILGDKARRLDRLRVLRTQARNANQSVFRIVTEAVLEGRQLRFTYEARSTQQDRERLVSPQRLTHHRDNWYLDAWDPAPAALRRYALDRIRKPELTDQPAHDIPITQLDTHQAAGYGIFAGPVSATATIRFSPHAARWIADEIWHPKQRQRVLPDGSLELTIPYAQPRELLMDIQRYGADAEILAPPELRQQMRDTLMAALERYPKPE, translated from the coding sequence ATGGAACGCACCGAACGCATCGCCCTGTTGCACGGCTTGCTGAGTCGAAATCGCTACGGATTGAGCAATGACCGGCTGATGCAGGAAGCCAACTGCTCGCGCTCCACGCTCTACCGAGACCTGAGCTTCATGCGCGACACCCTCGGCGCACCGCTGGAGCACGAGGGCGATCCCGCCCGGGTATGGCGCTACGTCTACCAGGGCGCCGATACCTTCCAGCTGCCCGGCGTATGGCTCAGCGCCGACGAGCTCTACGCACTGATGCTGGCCCAGCAGGTGCTGCAACGCAGCGGTGCCGGCCTGCTCAGTCAGGCACTCGGACCCTTGCAACCGCGCATCCACAAGATCCTGGGCGACAAGGCCCGCCGCCTGGACCGATTGCGCGTGCTGCGCACCCAGGCCCGCAACGCCAATCAGAGCGTCTTTCGCATCGTCACCGAAGCCGTGCTCGAAGGCCGCCAGCTGCGCTTCACCTACGAAGCCCGCTCCACCCAGCAAGATCGCGAACGCCTGGTATCACCGCAGCGGCTCACCCACCACCGCGACAACTGGTATCTGGACGCCTGGGACCCAGCCCCCGCCGCCCTGCGCCGCTACGCCCTGGACCGCATCCGCAAGCCCGAACTCACCGACCAGCCCGCCCACGACATCCCCATCACCCAGCTCGACACCCATCAAGCCGCCGGCTACGGCATCTTCGCCGGCCCGGTCAGCGCCACCGCCACCATCCGCTTCAGCCCCCACGCCGCCCGCTGGATAGCCGACGAAATCTGGCACCCCAAACAACGCCAGCGAGTCCTCCCCGACGGCAGCCTGGAACTCACCATCCCCTACGCCCAGCCCCGCGAACTGCTGATGGACATCCAACGCTACGGCGCCGACGCCGAAATCCTCGCCCCACCCGAGCTACGCCAGCAGATGCGGGACACGCTGATGGCTGCATTGGAGCGGTATCCGAAGCCGGAGTAG
- a CDS encoding transposase, with amino-acid sequence MDWLANEMLPSMQNVRRIDPEGRPVFVTQVTRHRLPLLAGLEPLLLEVIAELRVEFGMRVFAHVILPDHLHLIVHGSTDFGAFIQSLKLRMVRRHGLQNLWQRRFYDHVIRNEDDLRRHLDYVHYNPVKHGLTARPEDYPYTSFRRYQALAWYLPGWGHVPPVGVSTMELE; translated from the coding sequence GTGGACTGGCTTGCGAATGAAATGCTGCCAAGCATGCAGAACGTGCGCCGAATTGATCCTGAGGGTAGACCCGTCTTTGTCACTCAGGTGACGCGTCACCGATTGCCGCTGCTGGCGGGGCTTGAGCCGCTGTTGCTCGAAGTGATCGCGGAGTTGCGAGTCGAATTCGGGATGCGCGTTTTCGCCCATGTGATCTTGCCGGACCATCTGCATCTGATCGTTCACGGATCCACGGATTTCGGCGCGTTCATTCAATCGCTCAAGCTGCGGATGGTTCGGCGCCACGGGCTCCAGAATTTGTGGCAACGTCGCTTCTATGATCACGTGATTCGCAATGAAGACGATCTTCGTCGGCATCTGGACTATGTGCACTACAACCCAGTGAAGCACGGCCTGACGGCACGCCCGGAAGATTATCCGTACACCTCGTTCCGGCGCTATCAAGCGCTGGCGTGGTACCTGCCCGGTTGGGGACACGTGCCGCCGGTAGGAGTTTCGACCATGGAGTTGGAGTAG
- a CDS encoding RluA family pseudouridine synthase: protein MNVTGSRAGRSSEPRKSPSGRVAAAAKDGPAREQSRKPSARSVSRKPESGRTARPETPRSRSLPAASPRPAPAPAPPPEPVAVRIETVDSERAGQRIDNFLASRLKGVPKSAVYRVLRTGQVRINGKRAKPEQRLEAGDLVRIPPLRVAEAGELAAPSEGLRDTLAERIVFEDGEFLLLDKPSGLAAHGGSGISLGAIEAMRAIRPTQNIELVHRLDRDTSGLLLLAKKHSALRRLQALIRENKVQKRYFALIAGSPKQERFEVDAALHKNQLRGGERMVEVNEDLGKASLSRFKVIERYADATLVEVEIVTGRTHQIRVHAQHIGHPLAGDPKYGDENFNKLMKSRGLKRLFLHAHSLRFPWGDSGDERQFNAPMGPDLRAVLDKLGR, encoded by the coding sequence ATGAACGTCACTGGCAGCCGCGCCGGACGCTCGTCAGAGCCGCGCAAGTCGCCTTCCGGGCGGGTTGCCGCGGCAGCCAAGGACGGCCCGGCACGCGAGCAGTCACGCAAACCGTCGGCCAGGTCTGTCTCGCGAAAGCCAGAATCCGGCCGCACAGCGCGCCCAGAGACGCCGCGATCCCGATCTCTGCCGGCGGCGTCGCCTCGGCCCGCGCCCGCCCCGGCGCCGCCTCCCGAGCCCGTGGCCGTGCGTATCGAGACGGTGGACAGCGAGCGCGCCGGCCAGCGCATCGACAACTTCCTGGCCTCACGCCTGAAGGGTGTGCCCAAGAGTGCCGTCTACCGGGTGCTGCGCACCGGCCAGGTGCGGATCAATGGCAAGCGCGCCAAACCCGAACAGCGCCTGGAAGCCGGCGATCTGGTGCGCATCCCACCGCTGCGGGTGGCTGAAGCGGGCGAATTGGCCGCTCCCTCGGAGGGCTTGCGCGACACCCTGGCCGAACGCATCGTGTTCGAAGATGGCGAATTTCTGCTGCTCGACAAGCCCAGCGGGCTGGCGGCCCACGGCGGCAGCGGCATTTCCCTGGGGGCCATCGAGGCCATGCGCGCCATCCGCCCCACCCAGAACATCGAACTGGTGCATCGCCTCGATCGCGACACCAGCGGCTTGTTGCTGCTGGCCAAGAAGCACAGTGCACTGCGCCGATTGCAGGCGCTGATCCGCGAAAACAAGGTGCAGAAGCGCTATTTCGCCCTGATTGCAGGTTCTCCCAAACAGGAACGCTTCGAGGTCGACGCCGCACTGCACAAGAACCAGCTGCGCGGCGGCGAGCGCATGGTCGAAGTCAATGAGGACCTGGGCAAGGCCTCGCTGTCACGCTTCAAGGTCATCGAGCGCTATGCCGACGCCACCCTGGTCGAGGTCGAAATCGTCACCGGCCGCACCCACCAGATCCGCGTACACGCCCAGCACATCGGTCATCCGCTGGCCGGCGATCCCAAGTATGGCGACGAGAACTTCAACAAGTTGATGAAATCCCGCGGCCTCAAGCGCCTGTTCCTGCACGCCCACAGCCTGCGCTTCCCCTGGGGCGACAGCGGCGACGAGCGCCAGTTCAATGCGCCGATGGGGCCGGATCTGCGCGCGGTGCTCGACAAGCTGGGGCGCTGA
- a CDS encoding Rne/Rng family ribonuclease → MKRMLINATQPEELRVAIVDGQSLYDLDLEIPSREQKKSNIYKARITRVEPSLEACFVEYGGDRHGFLPLKEISRQYFAEGTSLKNNIREILREGQEIMVQVEKEERGNKGAALTTFISLAGRYLVLMPNSPNAGGVSRRIEGEDRQALKEAMDQLEVPDGMSLIVRTAGMGRDAEELQWDLNYLTQLWQAIDGAFKSRPAPFLVYQESKLIIRALRDYLRSDVGEILVDSEEVYNEARDFMQQVMPPNLRKLKFYNDSIPLFTRYQIESQIESAFSRQVRLPSGGSLVIDPGEALTAVDINSARATKGGDIEETAFNTNLEAAEEIARQLRIRDVGGLVVIDFIDMENQRHQREVEDRIRDAMKLDRARVQIGRISRFGLLELSRQRLRPSLGESSAMMCPRCSGNGRIRSVESLSLSILRLIEEQSMKDNTGQVVVQVPTEVANYLLNEKRAAISAIEQRHETPVIVIGNEHIETPEFEIQRVRASEVEENPRPSYARVQTPASVAMEKAMAGGGTEAQGEAPAVSGIRPQMPAPVRTAVEEQPAPAAEIPAPVQHLGLVARFMGWLRKRSAAPAADTAVADTKPESEESSASGSAGSNNRGSQRNDRDRDRNRGRRGDRPDRSDRSDRGERKERSETAAASPAAADSDRRGDRQQRQRGDRQRQDPRQQNKQPAPATGGEAQASRDPAAAQQPSRRQDRPQRQRGEPRKPEAAPATSDDALLAAAATATAASVLGADVMADQATDASASSVSESTATPTAATGEGATAEGAPRKRRRRGGRRRRGGRREEGNAAGTAENPAAADAESDWSEDNESESDESTESTSTDITHKMPPVPAPESEANPAIDATSGQSEAAAMPESAAVANPPVVPAEAAIATPAEAEPAPTAVAEAAPESTAPSQPEPKLADTQPVPVVAQGPTVVANVAAAAAPTALEPVAAEPTPAALSTDTPAPSKATADAEVAVKAEATPTAASAEPTPKAPVTPPPPRSGDLFSKASQRVAAVVADEPEADKEEEAVVAATAEAAEDSVADTEAAPAPTSDDSRNS, encoded by the coding sequence ATGAAGAGAATGTTGATTAACGCCACGCAGCCGGAAGAGCTGCGTGTAGCCATCGTCGATGGCCAGTCGCTGTACGATCTCGATCTGGAAATTCCTTCACGGGAACAGAAAAAATCGAATATCTACAAGGCTCGTATCACCCGAGTCGAACCCAGTCTTGAGGCGTGTTTCGTCGAATACGGCGGCGATCGTCACGGCTTTTTGCCACTCAAGGAAATCTCGCGGCAATACTTTGCCGAGGGCACCAGCCTGAAGAACAACATCCGTGAAATCCTGCGCGAAGGCCAGGAGATCATGGTGCAGGTCGAGAAGGAAGAGCGTGGCAACAAGGGCGCCGCCCTGACCACCTTCATCTCGCTGGCTGGCCGCTATCTGGTGCTGATGCCGAACAGCCCCAATGCCGGTGGCGTCTCGCGCCGGATCGAGGGCGAGGATCGGCAGGCCCTGAAGGAGGCCATGGATCAGCTCGAAGTGCCCGATGGCATGAGCCTGATCGTGCGCACCGCGGGCATGGGTCGCGATGCCGAAGAACTGCAGTGGGATCTCAATTATCTGACGCAACTCTGGCAGGCCATTGATGGGGCCTTCAAGTCGCGTCCGGCGCCTTTCCTGGTCTACCAGGAGAGCAAGCTGATCATCCGTGCCCTGCGCGACTATCTGCGCAGCGACGTGGGCGAGATCCTGGTCGACAGCGAAGAGGTCTACAACGAAGCGCGCGATTTCATGCAGCAGGTGATGCCGCCGAATCTGCGCAAGCTCAAGTTCTACAACGATTCGATCCCGCTATTCACGCGTTACCAGATCGAGAGTCAGATCGAGAGCGCCTTCTCGCGCCAGGTGCGGCTGCCCAGCGGTGGCTCGCTGGTGATCGATCCGGGCGAAGCCCTGACCGCGGTCGACATCAACTCGGCGCGCGCCACCAAGGGCGGTGACATCGAGGAAACGGCCTTCAATACCAACCTTGAGGCCGCCGAAGAAATTGCTCGCCAGTTGCGCATCCGCGACGTCGGCGGACTGGTGGTGATCGATTTCATCGACATGGAAAACCAGCGTCACCAGCGCGAAGTGGAAGATCGCATCCGCGATGCCATGAAGCTGGATCGAGCCCGCGTGCAGATCGGCCGCATTTCCCGCTTCGGCCTGCTGGAGCTGTCGCGCCAGCGACTGCGCCCGTCGCTGGGTGAATCCAGCGCGATGATGTGTCCGCGCTGCTCCGGCAACGGCCGCATCCGCAGCGTCGAATCGCTGTCGCTGTCGATCCTGCGCCTGATCGAAGAGCAGTCGATGAAGGACAACACCGGGCAGGTGGTGGTCCAGGTGCCGACTGAAGTTGCCAATTACCTGTTGAACGAGAAGCGCGCGGCCATCAGTGCCATCGAGCAGCGCCACGAGACGCCGGTGATCGTCATTGGCAACGAGCACATCGAAACCCCGGAATTCGAGATTCAGCGCGTGCGAGCCTCGGAGGTCGAGGAAAATCCCCGTCCGAGTTACGCCCGAGTACAGACGCCGGCTTCGGTGGCGATGGAAAAGGCCATGGCCGGCGGCGGCACCGAGGCCCAGGGAGAAGCACCTGCGGTCAGCGGCATACGCCCGCAGATGCCGGCACCGGTGCGCACTGCCGTCGAGGAACAGCCCGCACCGGCAGCGGAGATCCCGGCGCCGGTGCAGCATCTGGGCCTGGTGGCGCGTTTCATGGGCTGGCTGCGCAAGCGTTCGGCAGCACCCGCTGCCGACACGGCCGTAGCCGACACCAAGCCGGAAAGCGAAGAATCCAGTGCGAGCGGAAGCGCCGGCAGCAACAACCGCGGTTCCCAGCGCAACGACCGCGACCGTGACCGCAACCGCGGTCGCCGAGGGGATCGCCCGGATCGTTCCGATCGATCCGACCGTGGCGAACGCAAGGAACGCAGCGAGACCGCTGCGGCCAGTCCGGCAGCAGCGGACTCTGATCGTCGCGGCGACCGACAGCAGCGCCAGCGCGGCGATCGCCAGCGCCAGGATCCCAGGCAGCAGAACAAGCAGCCGGCGCCAGCCACGGGCGGCGAAGCGCAGGCGAGCCGTGACCCGGCTGCAGCGCAGCAGCCATCGCGGCGGCAGGACCGGCCGCAGCGCCAACGGGGCGAGCCGAGAAAGCCTGAGGCCGCACCGGCCACCAGCGACGACGCCCTGCTGGCAGCAGCGGCGACCGCTACCGCCGCGAGTGTACTGGGCGCAGACGTGATGGCAGATCAGGCCACCGATGCGAGCGCGTCTTCGGTGAGCGAAAGCACGGCCACACCCACCGCAGCCACGGGTGAAGGCGCAACAGCAGAAGGCGCGCCACGCAAGCGCCGTCGCCGTGGTGGCCGTCGTCGCCGCGGTGGTCGTCGCGAGGAAGGCAACGCGGCTGGAACAGCCGAGAATCCGGCGGCCGCCGATGCCGAAAGCGACTGGTCCGAAGACAACGAATCGGAGTCGGACGAGTCCACCGAGTCCACCAGCACCGACATCACACACAAGATGCCGCCGGTACCGGCGCCTGAGTCCGAGGCAAACCCGGCGATTGACGCGACGTCTGGCCAGTCAGAAGCCGCTGCCATGCCGGAATCCGCCGCTGTCGCGAATCCCCCCGTGGTGCCAGCAGAAGCCGCGATCGCAACACCCGCGGAGGCCGAGCCGGCCCCGACAGCGGTTGCTGAAGCCGCGCCCGAGTCTACGGCCCCGTCTCAGCCCGAGCCGAAACTGGCCGACACCCAGCCCGTACCGGTGGTGGCGCAAGGCCCGACCGTTGTTGCGAACGTGGCTGCAGCAGCGGCCCCGACCGCGCTCGAGCCAGTCGCTGCAGAGCCGACGCCAGCTGCGCTGTCCACGGACACACCGGCACCGTCGAAGGCAACTGCTGACGCTGAAGTGGCTGTCAAGGCTGAGGCGACCCCGACTGCCGCATCCGCAGAGCCGACGCCCAAGGCACCCGTGACCCCGCCGCCTCCGCGATCGGGCGATCTGTTCTCCAAGGCATCGCAGCGCGTCGCGGCCGTGGTGGCCGACGAGCCGGAAGCGGACAAGGAAGAGGAAGCCGTGGTAGCGGCTACGGCCGAAGCCGCCGAAGACTCGGTTGCTGACACCGAAGCTGCCCCGGCGCCGACATCGGACGACAGCCGCAACAGCTGA
- a CDS encoding response regulator transcription factor, with the protein MTIRVAIVDDHAIIRVGFRGMLAGDSGIEVIAEGESGEQALQIVRESAPDVLILDVSMPGISGVEVTQRLARNKSRTRVVIVTMHSDGPLPRLLLEAGASGFLTKNCSEETLRRAVRTVAAGQRFIDHDIAQRLALAATSGEQSPLDRLTARELGVALMLGRGVRSVDIAERLHISEKTVHTYKSRIYDKLDVDTESALTLMLLRYGLLTEA; encoded by the coding sequence ATGACCATCCGAGTTGCGATCGTCGATGACCACGCCATCATTCGGGTGGGATTTCGCGGAATGCTGGCCGGCGATTCGGGTATCGAAGTCATTGCCGAGGGCGAATCAGGCGAGCAGGCGTTGCAGATCGTGCGCGAATCCGCGCCGGACGTATTGATCCTGGATGTGAGCATGCCCGGCATCAGCGGTGTGGAAGTCACCCAACGCCTGGCCCGGAACAAATCTCGCACGCGCGTGGTGATCGTCACCATGCACAGCGACGGGCCCTTGCCTCGCTTGCTGCTGGAAGCAGGCGCCAGCGGTTTTCTCACCAAGAACTGCAGCGAGGAGACCCTGCGGCGTGCAGTCCGCACCGTGGCTGCGGGTCAACGCTTCATCGACCATGACATCGCCCAGCGTCTGGCCCTCGCGGCGACCAGCGGCGAGCAATCACCTCTGGACCGTTTGACCGCCCGTGAACTGGGGGTGGCCTTGATGCTCGGGCGCGGCGTGCGCTCGGTGGACATCGCCGAGCGACTGCACATCAGCGAGAAGACCGTCCACACCTACAAGTCGCGTATCTACGACAAGCTGGATGTCGATACCGAATCGGCATTGACGCTGATGCTGCTGCGCTACGGCTTGCTGACCGAGGCTTGA
- a CDS encoding mechanosensitive ion channel, giving the protein MRPNVLRYLVFALHCLVLTLPGHQAWAEDVLDQQAQAWVQRQQSVRVAPDPDLAPLDSLDANGRHVGLSADLLQLISRRSGLRFDIRRADNFDSAREQLKSGGVEMLTSVFATDRRASEMLFSRPYLHLPAAMIGRAEADSVVDLDSLRERRIAVVQGHVWAELLRDAGFDAELQAAPSVRAALLEVAEGRADVYIGDLLSADHAMQRSGLKRALRVVGQPGLEADLAFGIRPDLPDLKRVLDQALASITVAEEAALRARWEGRSSADIALAPAVPIPASVSAEITLLKSEVASRKDWDEEQRSAALAQIDSAQARDGEADASIARIAALSADAQTATADIERAQATDQQQARAEDLLRWRGSLPQRASVNDLEQLLATEQAARTALQDKLTQATNASNEWQQRPGPLRRELSELSARIDSLSPGEEGGTLEERIERLGKMADLRALRARQALLLAEQSQLDLQLEGAEARKQNLARDLSDRNERVATLEQLIAERSNNELSTEIERLQAQAELHENSPAPLRDLARENLESAEQLLALTQRIAELRERVQALTTQTNRTGLSLSNAQARIKIGGITDSIGKVLMAERRKLPSTAALRSQQLDMRAEAAEAQLAQIALSEERDALASVQGALAERLAEADSEPPLAPERKAQLTDLLLLRVQLLPRLQQQYLRLTQLLGDADTQLEQLIGSAGQLTALLDQNLLWVPSHPPVSLRWTGELWEQWRDLLKPTRWRHVAERILDRLPENPLWIAGLLLPLVLVLLRRRIDRALKQLADNLRRVREDRYRYTMRALVLTAVRAAPMMLLMLMLGHILQSVGAGGRFTHSLGRALSAIAPYLYVLTLTIAMCRDNGLAQAHLRWPRARRAAILRLRSFLYLAFIPLLVLASVCFARDLDSANGTLLRMVLVILHLSLAAISWWLLHPERLLSTRGGSPGHQSGMKRALRLGLTLAFLMLAALPLFGFVLTSALLLKLSLSTLAVLLAVSLAHGLVLRWLMLGERRLALARQAQAGEADKGDAGGANLDAPELVQDSVDVRLASSQSRRLLRAFTVLLLVLGLAWSLAEVAPAFTLLDRIVLWHTSEMVDGAAQMRAVSLADLSLALITLVLGISAARNLPGLLEIMLLERFLADASMRYAIVAVTRYVITFVLLVAVFSFLGLRWGHLQWLAAGFSVGLGFGLQEIFGNFVAGLILLFERPFRVGDVVTIGELTGTVRRIRTRATTIADFDNREIVIPNKTFITERFVNWTLSDTTTRIIIKVGVSYDSDPALVRSTLLQLAQQHPAVLADPPPAALFMALADSTLSFELRCFVREIGDRLRVSDDLHAQIIDSFRRLGISIAYPQLDLHLHRPTAKKAVDEGERAREAEGT; this is encoded by the coding sequence ATGCGACCCAACGTCCTCCGGTACCTGGTATTCGCCTTGCACTGCCTGGTCCTGACGCTGCCGGGCCATCAAGCGTGGGCCGAGGACGTTCTCGACCAGCAAGCGCAGGCCTGGGTGCAACGCCAGCAATCCGTACGGGTGGCACCGGACCCTGATCTGGCGCCGCTGGATTCGCTGGATGCCAATGGGCGCCATGTCGGATTGTCTGCCGATCTGCTGCAACTGATCTCAAGGCGCAGCGGTCTGCGCTTCGATATCCGGCGCGCCGACAACTTCGATTCCGCCCGTGAGCAACTGAAGAGCGGCGGCGTCGAGATGCTGACCAGCGTATTCGCCACCGATCGTCGCGCCAGCGAGATGCTCTTCAGCCGGCCCTATCTGCATCTGCCGGCGGCCATGATCGGACGCGCCGAGGCCGACTCCGTTGTCGATCTGGATTCCCTGCGAGAGCGTCGTATCGCGGTGGTCCAAGGGCATGTCTGGGCAGAGCTGCTGCGCGACGCCGGCTTTGATGCGGAGCTGCAAGCCGCGCCGAGCGTGCGAGCGGCCCTCCTGGAGGTGGCCGAAGGACGTGCTGATGTCTACATCGGCGATCTTCTCAGTGCCGACCACGCGATGCAACGCAGCGGTTTGAAGCGCGCACTTCGGGTGGTGGGTCAGCCTGGTCTGGAAGCCGATCTGGCCTTTGGCATACGTCCGGATTTGCCGGATCTCAAGCGCGTGCTGGATCAGGCGCTGGCCAGCATCACCGTGGCCGAAGAAGCCGCTCTGCGCGCGCGCTGGGAAGGTCGCTCATCTGCCGATATCGCCCTGGCGCCTGCGGTGCCGATTCCGGCCTCAGTGTCTGCCGAGATCACTCTGCTCAAGTCCGAAGTGGCTTCCAGAAAGGACTGGGACGAGGAGCAACGGAGCGCGGCACTCGCGCAGATTGACAGCGCTCAAGCCCGTGATGGCGAGGCCGATGCCAGTATCGCGCGAATCGCTGCCCTCAGCGCCGATGCACAGACAGCCACTGCCGATATCGAGCGCGCACAAGCCACTGATCAGCAGCAGGCCCGGGCCGAGGATTTGCTGCGCTGGCGCGGCAGTCTGCCCCAGCGGGCCTCGGTCAACGATCTGGAACAATTGTTGGCCACCGAGCAGGCTGCACGCACCGCGCTTCAGGACAAGTTGACCCAGGCCACCAACGCCAGCAATGAGTGGCAGCAGCGTCCCGGCCCGCTCCGACGGGAACTGAGCGAACTGAGCGCACGTATCGACTCCCTGTCCCCCGGCGAGGAAGGCGGCACACTGGAGGAGCGCATCGAGCGCCTGGGCAAGATGGCCGATCTGCGCGCGCTGCGTGCGCGTCAGGCGCTGTTGCTGGCTGAGCAGAGCCAACTCGACCTGCAGCTCGAAGGCGCCGAGGCGCGCAAGCAGAATCTGGCGCGTGATCTCAGTGACCGCAACGAGCGCGTGGCGACACTGGAGCAGCTGATTGCAGAGCGCAGCAACAATGAACTGAGCACCGAGATCGAGCGCCTTCAGGCGCAAGCCGAACTTCATGAGAATTCGCCTGCGCCCTTGCGCGATCTCGCCCGGGAGAATCTCGAGAGCGCCGAACAACTGCTGGCCCTGACCCAGCGGATCGCTGAGCTGCGAGAGCGGGTGCAGGCCCTGACCACGCAGACCAATCGCACCGGCCTGTCGCTGAGCAACGCTCAGGCCCGTATCAAGATCGGTGGCATTACCGACTCGATCGGCAAGGTGCTGATGGCCGAGCGCCGCAAACTGCCCAGCACGGCCGCGCTTCGGTCCCAGCAACTGGACATGCGCGCGGAGGCGGCCGAGGCCCAGTTGGCCCAGATCGCCCTTTCCGAGGAACGCGATGCGCTTGCCAGCGTGCAAGGCGCGCTGGCGGAACGCCTGGCGGAAGCGGATTCCGAGCCGCCGCTGGCACCGGAACGCAAGGCCCAGCTCACGGATCTGCTGCTCTTGCGGGTGCAGTTGCTGCCACGCCTGCAGCAGCAGTATCTGCGCTTGACCCAGCTGCTGGGCGACGCCGACACGCAGCTTGAGCAACTCATCGGCAGCGCCGGACAACTCACCGCGCTGCTGGACCAGAATCTGCTGTGGGTGCCCAGCCACCCGCCGGTCAGTCTGCGCTGGACGGGGGAACTCTGGGAGCAATGGCGGGACCTGCTCAAGCCGACGCGCTGGCGTCATGTCGCCGAAAGGATCCTGGACCGTTTGCCCGAGAATCCGCTGTGGATCGCTGGCCTGCTGCTGCCTCTGGTCCTGGTGTTGCTGCGCCGCCGCATCGACCGGGCGCTGAAGCAGCTGGCCGACAATCTGCGCAGGGTGCGCGAGGACCGTTACCGTTACACGATGCGTGCACTGGTGCTGACGGCCGTGCGCGCGGCACCGATGATGCTGCTGATGCTCATGCTCGGACACATCCTGCAAAGCGTGGGCGCCGGCGGCCGTTTCACCCACAGCCTCGGTAGAGCGCTCAGCGCCATCGCTCCCTATCTGTACGTCCTGACGCTGACCATCGCCATGTGCCGCGACAACGGTCTGGCCCAGGCGCATCTGCGCTGGCCGCGCGCTCGTCGTGCAGCGATCCTGCGGCTGCGCTCCTTCCTCTATCTGGCGTTCATTCCCCTGCTGGTGCTCGCCAGCGTCTGCTTTGCGCGCGACCTGGACAGCGCCAATGGCACCTTGTTGCGCATGGTGCTGGTGATACTGCATCTGTCATTGGCGGCCATCAGCTGGTGGCTGCTGCATCCAGAGCGCTTGCTGTCGACACGCGGCGGTAGCCCGGGACATCAGTCGGGCATGAAGCGCGCCCTGCGGCTGGGACTGACGCTCGCTTTCCTGATGCTCGCGGCACTGCCTCTGTTCGGCTTCGTGCTGACCTCAGCCCTGCTGCTGAAGCTCAGCCTGAGCACGCTGGCGGTGCTGCTGGCCGTCAGCCTCGCACACGGCCTGGTCTTGCGCTGGCTGATGCTGGGTGAACGGCGCCTTGCCCTGGCCAGACAGGCGCAGGCCGGGGAAGCCGACAAGGGAGATGCCGGCGGCGCCAATCTGGACGCACCCGAGCTCGTCCAGGACAGCGTCGACGTGCGCCTGGCCAGTTCGCAGTCGCGGCGACTGTTGCGTGCCTTCACGGTGTTGCTGTTGGTGCTCGGACTGGCCTGGTCGCTGGCCGAGGTGGCGCCGGCCTTCACCCTGCTTGATCGGATCGTGCTCTGGCACACCAGCGAGATGGTCGATGGCGCAGCCCAGATGCGGGCGGTGTCGCTGGCAGATCTGAGTCTGGCGCTGATCACGCTGGTATTGGGCATCAGTGCGGCAAGGAATCTGCCCGGCCTGCTGGAAATCATGCTGCTGGAGCGTTTTCTGGCGGATGCCTCGATGCGCTATGCCATCGTTGCTGTCACCCGTTATGTCATCACCTTTGTCCTGCTGGTGGCGGTATTCAGCTTTCTGGGCCTGCGCTGGGGCCATCTGCAATGGCTGGCCGCCGGCTTCTCGGTGGGGCTGGGCTTTGGCCTGCAGGAGATCTTCGGCAATTTCGTCGCTGGCCTGATCCTGCTGTTCGAGCGCCCATTCCGGGTTGGCGATGTGGTCACCATCGGTGAGCTGACCGGCACGGTGCGGCGCATCCGCACCCGCGCCACCACCATTGCCGATTTCGACAATCGCGAGATCGTCATCCCCAACAAGACCTTCATCACCGAGCGTTTCGTCAACTGGACGCTCAGCGACACCACCACCCGCATCATCATCAAGGTGGGCGTGAGTTACGACTCCGACCCGGCCCTGGTGCGCTCGACCCTGCTGCAGCTGGCGCAGCAGCATCCGGCGGTGCTGGCTGACCCGCCACCGGCAGCACTGTTCATGGCCCTGGCCGACAGCACGCTGAGTTTCGAACTGCGCTGCTTCGTTCGAGAAATCGGTGACCGCCTGCGGGTCAGCGACGACCTGCACGCCCAGATCATCGACAGCTTCCGGCGCCTCGGCATCAGCATCGCCTACCCGCAGCTGGATCTGCATCTGCATCGCCCGACGGCGAAGAAGGCCGTCGACGAGGGCGAGAGGGCTCGGGAAGCCGAGGGCACGTGA